DNA from Halanaerobiales bacterium:
TTAGGATCGACTTCATAATCTATTCCTAGTTGATCTAAATAATTTTTCACACTGCTAAAATGACTATCACAATCATCACACAAATAATCCGTTATTTGAGGTGCATTATTCACTACTTTAGAACACGACTCATTTTTACAATCAAGTACTCTCAATGGATTAGTTTTTAATCTTTTTTTACAATCACTACATAATTTATCTTTATGTTTATTTAAATAATTTGTAAGTTCTTTAATATAGTTTGGTCGACATTTTTCACAACCAATACTATTAATTATTACATCTAAATTATCGAGTCCCAATTCTTCCATCAAATTTAATCCCATAGTTATCATTTCTGTATCAAGAGCAGGATCATTTGAACCTAAAGCCTCAGCTCCAAATTGATAAAATTGACGATAACGACCTGATTGAGGTCTTTCGTATCGAAACATAGGACCAAAATAATAGTATTTTGTAGGTTGAGCTCTACCATAAATTTTATTTTCCATAAATGATCGCATAACTGAAGCTGTACCTTCCGGTCTTAAGGTAACACTCCTCCCACCTTTATCTTCAAAAGTATACATTTCTTTTTCTACTATATCTGTTGCCTCTCCAATACCTCTTTGAAAAAGCGGAGTATATTCAAAAATTGGTGTTTTTATTTCATCATAATTATATCTTTCCATTAAATCTTCAGCTTTATTTAATATATATTTCCATTTTGCAGAAAGAGGGGGGAGAATATCATTAGTCCCCCTCGGCGCATTCAAAGACATATTATCACCTCTCATTATTAATCTGATGGAACAGTATCAACTTCTAAATCTTCTTCATCTAAGCTTTTTTCTGTATTATTTTCTTCACCAAAATTTTCTCTTGTTTCATTTTCCTGTTCAGTTTCTGTATTTGGGTTTTGAGAATTTTGATTCATGTTTTGTTGTATTTCAATGATCTTATCCATTTCTTCCTGGGCTTTATCTTCAGCTCCAATATTATTAAATGATTGATAAATTTGATAATGAGCCATAAAATCACTATCTGTGGCAAATTCTGAAGCTTTTTCAAGTTGTTTTTTAGCCTTCTCATTA
Protein-coding regions in this window:
- the hisS gene encoding histidine--tRNA ligase — its product is MSLNAPRGTNDILPPLSAKWKYILNKAEDLMERYNYDEIKTPIFEYTPLFQRGIGEATDIVEKEMYTFEDKGGRSVTLRPEGTASVMRSFMENKIYGRAQPTKYYYFGPMFRYERPQSGRYRQFYQFGAEALGSNDPALDTEMITMGLNLMEELGLDNLDVIINSIGCEKCRPNYIKELTNYLNKHKDKLCSDCKKRLKTNPLRVLDCKNESCSKVVNNAPQITDYLCDDCDSHFSSVKNYLDQLGIDYEVDPKLVRGLDYYTNTAFEIKYKGLGAQDTVFAGGRYNGLAEEIGGREVPGIGFAIGMERLILTLEKEGIELPIDNSIDLFITTIGQKSKEKGFVLMNNLRKSGLKTEMDYMDRSVGSQMKAADRLNAKYTIIIGGDELQSGEATVRNMKSGEEIDVELDNLVNEMLELV